GCAGACCCTGGAATGATGGCGTCCCCACAAACTTAAACCCGGTGGGCAATGAGCAGGCAGCGCTGGTTCAGGAAAGAATCGACTGGTGGCATGAGCTGGACCCGGAGAACACCGCAGACATTCCAATGGAGCTTGTCACTGTGGGCGGCAGCGGTTATGATCCGGAAATCACACCGGCCGGAGCTGAGTACCAGGTGGCACGCATCGCGAGAGAACGGGGCATCGGTGAGGAAAAGGTGAGAGAAATCATCACTGCCAACACAACAGACCGTGCTTTTGGCGTGCTGGGTGAGCCGACGGTCAATGTATTAAAAGTAAATTTAGCACTTGATGGTATTGAAACAGAATAATCGTCTATGATAGTATTAAGGGATAGAGGAAGCTCTATCCTTTGAGACGTTGGAGGATATATTGAGAGATAAAAGAGAGGCAATGTCATAGTGGAGGTAAAATATGGATTTTCAGGATGAACGTCCAAATCCGGAACGTTTACTAGAAGAAATAAACGAGGAAGAACGGCGCAGCCGGGAAGATGAAGAGGGTATCGGACATCTGAAAATCTTTTTTGGCTATTGCGCGGGTGTGGGTAAGACCTATGCCATGCTGGAGGAGGCGCAGCAGCTTTATAAGAAGGGTGTGGATGTACTGGTAGGCTATGTGGAGCCCCATACCCGGCCCGAAACCATGGCAATGCTTGAGGGCCTGCCAGCAATCCCGCCTCAGGTGGTAGATTACAAGGGTATCACCCTCAGAGATTTCGATCTGGATAAGGCGCTGGAGCAAAAACCAAAGGTCATTATCGTCGATGAGTTTGCCCATACCAACCCCGAGGGCTTCCGTAATAAAAAGCGCTATCAGGATATTGAGGAGCTGCTGAATGCGGGAATTGACGTATACACCACAGTCAATGTCCAGCATATTGAAAGCCTGAACGATGTGGTCGGAAGTATTACCGGGATCATCGTACATGAACGCGTGCCGGATTATGTTTTTGACAAAGCAGATAAAATCAAGCTGGTGGACATTGATCCCGAGGAGCTTCTGAAACGTTTTGAGGAGGGCAAGGTTTACGCGCCGGAAAAGGCCGATCTGGCGAAAAGGCGGTTTTTTACCGTTGAGAACCTGAACGCTCTGCGTGAAATCGCCATGCGTAAGGCGGCAGACCGCATTGTCAGCGGAGCAGGTACTAAAAAAAAGAAGGTGCCCTTTTCTAAGATGCTGGTATGTGTGGGGCCGTCGCCGTCCTCGGCGCATTGTATACGGACCACGGCCAGAATAGCCGATGCTTTCCATATTCCGTGGGTCGCACTATATGTCAAAACCTCAGACCGGACCTATGCGGATATCAGCGAGCGAAAAAATCTGCAGGATAACATGAACCTGGCCGAGCAGCTGGGGGCAGAGATTGTCACCATGCAGGGTGATGATATGGCCATGGTTATATCGGAGTATATCAAGCAGTCCGGAATCACCAATGTTGTGATCGGCAAGGGAAGAAACAAGCCAAATCCCTTTAAAGAGGATCTGGAAGATCAGCTTTTAAGCATGAATCCTGGCATCGAGATACACATTGTGCCGGACAGCCAGGCCGAGAAAACTGGTGGCGGTATCCCCAAAAAGCGGCTTAGCTGGCTGAGTAAACGAATTTTGAGCCTGCACTTTTCATTGAAGGATTTTGGAAAAACGGTCTTGATGCTGGTGCTGGCAACCGCGATCTCATTTGGACTCAGGGATCTTAATCTGGGTGATCAGAATATTATTATGGTTTATATTCTCTCGATTTTGGTGATTTCCAGATTAACTGTTGGATATTTATATGGTGTGTGTGCCTCTGTTTTTGGCGTGCTGCTTTTTAATTTTTTCTTTACAGAGCCTTACTTTACCTTTAATGCCACTAATCCGACCTACCCGGTGACTTTTATTGTCATGCTTCTGGTAGCGTTGATGACCAGTGCGCTGACCAATGGGATTAAGGTTCAGGCCAAAATGGCAGTGATGAATGAAAGACGCACTGAGATTCTCTATGAGTTGAGTAAAAAGCTGCTGATTACCCGCGGCCTTGAGAATATAGTGACGCTCACCAACGAATCCCTGACTTCAATTTTTGAGCGTTCTGTTATTTTTTATACGCAGAATCCAGATGAAAAGAACCGCGGAACTTTTATGCAGGGACCAGAGGAGACAAGCGGTGCCTTCATGCAGTCCAAGGAGGAAGAGGCAGTGGCGCACTGGGTTTTCCAGAATAAAAAGGCGGCCGGAAATGGTACAGATACGCTGGTAGGCGCAAAGGGCTTTTATATGCCGGTTGTTTCGCAGGGCAGGGTTTTAGGCGTCATTGGCGTTTCCTGTGTCGAGGAAATGCTTCCGCCAAAACGGCGGGCGTTTTTAAAAATGATCGTATCACAGGTTGCCATGGCTCTTGAGCGGCAGCGGCTTTCTGATGAACAGGGAAAGGCCCGGCTGGAAACAGAAAAGGAAAAAATGCGGAGCAATTTTCTCAGAGCCATCTCCCATGATCTTCGGACACCGCTGACCGGCATTTTAGGCTCCAGCTCAGCGTTGCTTGAAAATATCGGAGAATTGGATGTCTCAACACAGAAAAAGCTTTTGCGGGATATCAAGGACGATTCTGAGTGGATTATCCGCATGGTTGAGAACCTGCTTTCAGTGACGCGGATCGGCGAGGGAAAGGTCGATTTGAAGAAGCATCCTGAGGCGGTGGAAGAGATTGTCGGCGAGGCCGTTGCCATTATCCGCAAGCGGTTTGACCATACCGATATTAAAGTTGAGGTGCCGGATACCCTTCTGATGGTGTCGATGGACGGCACATTGATTGAACAGGTCATGATCAATCTGATGGAAAACGCTATAAAATACGCAGGCTCTCATCCTGTTTTAGATGTAAAGGTGCAGAATTTAGGAACAAAAGCCCGTTTTATCGTGGGTGATAATGGAGAGGGAATCTCCGAAACCATGCTGCCGCATATTTTTGAAGGCTACATGGGTGATGAAGAAAAAAGCAGCGATTCACGCCGCGGCATGGGCATTGGACTGACCATATGCAAATCCATTGTCGATGCCCACGGCGGCACATTGAAAGCTAGAAATAAACAGGAAGGCGGGGCAGAATTCAGTTTTGAACTGCCCATAGAGGAGGATGACAATAATGAGTCATAAAGCATTAGTACTCTTGGTTGAAGATGAAAAGGGAATTCGGAATTTTATATCTACGGTTCTCGATGTTAATAATTACCGTGTAGTGGAGGCAAGAGACGGCAAAGAAGCCCTTGAGCTTTTCACCTCTCGGTGTCCGGATTTAATCCTGCTGGATCTGGGGCTTCCAGATATGGACGGCATAGAGGTTTTAAAAACGATCCGGGGCTGGTCGGGCATACCGATTATTGTCGTTTCGGCAAGGGGCCATGAGCGTGAAAAGGTTGAGGCGCTTGACCTGGGGGCAGATGACTACATCACCAAACCCTTTGGGACTTCGGAGCTGCTGGCCCGTATTCGTACAGCCATGCGCCATCAGCAGGTAACAGTGGAGGTGCCGGAGCGGACAAATTTTACAGTGGGTGACCTGACCATTGATTTCGATAAAAGGCTGGTAACCCTGAATAAAAACCCAGTCCATTTTACCCCCATTGAGTATAAAATATTAGAGATTTTGACCCAGTATCCCGGAAAGGTGGTCACCTATGATCAGATTATTAAGGATATATGGGGGCCTTATACCAATGAGAACCAGACGCTTCGGGTGAATATGGCGAACATCCGCCGGAAAATTGAAGAAAACCCAGCAGAGCCAAAGTATATTTTGACAGAGGTGGGTGTGGGATACCGGTTTGTAGATGAAATTTGAATTTTGAAAGAAGATTAAAAAGCTTCAGCGTGCTCCTGGGTGCGCTGAAGCTTTTTATTTTGAAAGGAAGGCGGAAGGCTTCCTTGCGATGTTTTGTAAAAATAGGTATAATATTACATTATTAAAGACAGGTGAATGATCATGGAAAAATATATGAATGACCTTATTATTATCGGCGGCGGGGCCGCCGGTCTGGCGGCAGCTGTTGCAGCCAAACGCTCAGCCCCGTCTATGCAGGTCACAGTGCTCGAAAAAAAAGATAAACCAGGCAAAAAGCTCAGGGCCACAGGAAATGGCCGGTGTAATATCACCAATACTGCGCTTGAGACAGCGCCGTCCACCATTGCTTTTTTTGAGTCGCTGGGAATCCCTGCGCGGGAGGACAGCGAAGGAAGAGTCTATCCCTTTTCAGAAAGCGCGCCGGGTGTGGCGGAGATTTTCACAGATCAGCTGAAGGCACTCGGCGTGAAGCTCCAGACCAACACGCCAGTTAAAGCGATTTCGATTGAGAAGGGCTGTTTTGCCGTAGGGGCGGAGAAGAAACAGCTTTTGGGGAAAACGGTGATTTTGGCGACTGGGGGAAAGGCGGGGCCTGCCTATGGCTGTAGTGGCGACGGGTATACGCTGGCAAAGGCTTTGGGCCATAATGTGACAAAAACACTGCCGGTTTTGACAGGAATTTGCTGTGCGGATATGCCGGAAGCCTTAAAAGGCATCCGGGTAAAAGGAAAACTGAGCCTGATCTGCCGTGACAGGGTAGTATTCTCGGAGCAAGGAGAGGTACAGTTTACGGATTACGGCATTTCGGGAATCTGCGTTTTTAATCTGAGCCGCTATTTAAAATATCTGGGTGAAGAAAAACTTACACCCTATACAATCGTTCTTGACCTTGCACCGGAGAGAAGCTTTGCCGCAGTGCTTTCTTCATGGCGTCAGGACACAGTGCTTGGGGAGAAAGCCTGCATAGATGCTGTATCTGGGATCATCAAGCCGCCGTTGGCAGCTTTGCTGCTCAAGCAGGCGGGCATCAAGGAAAAAAGAAAGCTGTCAGAGCTTTCAGCGTCTGAAATATCCACCATGGATGGGCACTTGCATCATCTGAGCTTTAAGCCGGTTTCCACAATGGGCTTTAAGATGGCCCAGTGCACAGCAGGCGGTATCGCAGATACGGAGGTGGATGGAAAAACACTGGCCTCCAAAATAGTGCCGGGTCTTTATTTTGCCGGAGAAATTTTGGATTACGACGGTCCTTGCGGCGGTTATAATCTGGATCATGCTTTTAATACAGGCCGCCGTGCCGCTGAGGCCGCAGTGGTTGCCATCCTACAAGGAGATTATCATGTATAATTATCGAATCACCAATATCCGCCTGGAACTGGATCAGGACTGGAGTGTATTGCCAGAAAAGGTGGAAAAAGCCTGCGGCCTTCGTCCTGGAACGCTGACCGAATCGGACATTGCTGTCCGCAAGGAATCACTGGACGCCCGGAAGAAAAAGGATATTCACCGGGTACTTACCCTTGATTTTAAATATGCTGGAAAGATCCCTGCGCGTGGGAAAAAAAGAGTGTCAGCGGCGCCGGATTTAAGGCCAAAAGCCATTATATCGGGAGAAAAAACGCTAATGGGCCGTCCTTTAGTGGTTGGCTTTGGTCCGTGTGGTATTTTTGCCGCGCTCTCATTGGCCGAAGCAGGCTATGCGCCCGTTGTTGTGGAACGGGGCTGTCCTATGGAACTGCGTGTGCCTGATGTAGATGCTTTTTGGAAAGAGGGAAAGCTTGATCCTGAATCCAACGTGCTGTTTGGAGAGGGCGGCGCCGGAACCTTCTCCGATGGCAAGCTGAGCACCGGGATCAAAGACCCTCATATCCATCAGGTGCTCACTTCCTTTGTGGCAGCCGGAGCGCCGGAGGACATCGCCT
The DNA window shown above is from Eubacterium limosum and carries:
- a CDS encoding potassium-transporting ATPase subunit C encodes the protein MTENKSVVRPAIVGFLILALITGVIYTFVCTGIGQLLFNHKANGSIITGTGNGQEVQYGSEFLAQPFTDPKYLIGRPWNDGVPTNLNPVGNEQAALVQERIDWWHELDPENTADIPMELVTVGGSGYDPEITPAGAEYQVARIARERGIGEEKVREIITANTTDRAFGVLGEPTVNVLKVNLALDGIETE
- a CDS encoding sensor histidine kinase: MDFQDERPNPERLLEEINEEERRSREDEEGIGHLKIFFGYCAGVGKTYAMLEEAQQLYKKGVDVLVGYVEPHTRPETMAMLEGLPAIPPQVVDYKGITLRDFDLDKALEQKPKVIIVDEFAHTNPEGFRNKKRYQDIEELLNAGIDVYTTVNVQHIESLNDVVGSITGIIVHERVPDYVFDKADKIKLVDIDPEELLKRFEEGKVYAPEKADLAKRRFFTVENLNALREIAMRKAADRIVSGAGTKKKKVPFSKMLVCVGPSPSSAHCIRTTARIADAFHIPWVALYVKTSDRTYADISERKNLQDNMNLAEQLGAEIVTMQGDDMAMVISEYIKQSGITNVVIGKGRNKPNPFKEDLEDQLLSMNPGIEIHIVPDSQAEKTGGGIPKKRLSWLSKRILSLHFSLKDFGKTVLMLVLATAISFGLRDLNLGDQNIIMVYILSILVISRLTVGYLYGVCASVFGVLLFNFFFTEPYFTFNATNPTYPVTFIVMLLVALMTSALTNGIKVQAKMAVMNERRTEILYELSKKLLITRGLENIVTLTNESLTSIFERSVIFYTQNPDEKNRGTFMQGPEETSGAFMQSKEEEAVAHWVFQNKKAAGNGTDTLVGAKGFYMPVVSQGRVLGVIGVSCVEEMLPPKRRAFLKMIVSQVAMALERQRLSDEQGKARLETEKEKMRSNFLRAISHDLRTPLTGILGSSSALLENIGELDVSTQKKLLRDIKDDSEWIIRMVENLLSVTRIGEGKVDLKKHPEAVEEIVGEAVAIIRKRFDHTDIKVEVPDTLLMVSMDGTLIEQVMINLMENAIKYAGSHPVLDVKVQNLGTKARFIVGDNGEGISETMLPHIFEGYMGDEEKSSDSRRGMGIGLTICKSIVDAHGGTLKARNKQEGGAEFSFELPIEEDDNNES
- a CDS encoding response regulator — encoded protein: MSHKALVLLVEDEKGIRNFISTVLDVNNYRVVEARDGKEALELFTSRCPDLILLDLGLPDMDGIEVLKTIRGWSGIPIIVVSARGHEREKVEALDLGADDYITKPFGTSELLARIRTAMRHQQVTVEVPERTNFTVGDLTIDFDKRLVTLNKNPVHFTPIEYKILEILTQYPGKVVTYDQIIKDIWGPYTNENQTLRVNMANIRRKIEENPAEPKYILTEVGVGYRFVDEI
- a CDS encoding NAD(P)/FAD-dependent oxidoreductase is translated as MEKYMNDLIIIGGGAAGLAAAVAAKRSAPSMQVTVLEKKDKPGKKLRATGNGRCNITNTALETAPSTIAFFESLGIPAREDSEGRVYPFSESAPGVAEIFTDQLKALGVKLQTNTPVKAISIEKGCFAVGAEKKQLLGKTVILATGGKAGPAYGCSGDGYTLAKALGHNVTKTLPVLTGICCADMPEALKGIRVKGKLSLICRDRVVFSEQGEVQFTDYGISGICVFNLSRYLKYLGEEKLTPYTIVLDLAPERSFAAVLSSWRQDTVLGEKACIDAVSGIIKPPLAALLLKQAGIKEKRKLSELSASEISTMDGHLHHLSFKPVSTMGFKMAQCTAGGIADTEVDGKTLASKIVPGLYFAGEILDYDGPCGGYNLDHAFNTGRRAAEAAVVAILQGDYHV